A stretch of Microscilla marina ATCC 23134 DNA encodes these proteins:
- a CDS encoding SusD/RagB family nutrient-binding outer membrane lipoprotein, with product MKIFKYIFLSLFVVSSLTSCNNWINTDDALVSPNAATDAPASAILTHVQTATISVQEGDDARYANMFTQHFRGLDRQHRTYDGYGLTNQNFQWGIEYQEIIHQANIVIEKANLAGDKVLAGIAKIMKAWTFGTLTSLYGDIPFTEADDLEKFPNPKYDDQVTVVYPGVIALLNEGIADLGAGGATAGDIFYNTAATQAANWIAAANTLKARFQLHLATSNNDYASVITSASSGISAVANNLMAPHAGTTLKDANLYWDFLTNQRAGDYGATGSFLEALIKTGGAKNNTKTNESARYADVFSNSNDINTTTSTIFGASASFPLVTYEENQLILAEANARQGNDAAALTALNNVRAALAAKYTTGTYTAYIATDIEVATNAALLSEIIRERYCTLVGQIEVFNDVRRTNNAIGLTPTTGTTLPGRFIYPIVEDQSNSSTPTGLGLFEKVKAFGGTK from the coding sequence ATGAAAATATTCAAATATATATTTCTTTCATTATTCGTAGTTTCTTCACTTACAAGTTGCAACAACTGGATAAATACGGATGATGCGTTGGTAAGCCCTAATGCAGCAACAGATGCACCAGCATCTGCTATTTTGACGCATGTTCAAACTGCCACTATTTCTGTGCAAGAGGGTGATGATGCCCGTTACGCCAATATGTTTACCCAACATTTTCGTGGTCTTGATCGCCAGCATAGAACTTATGATGGGTATGGCCTGACTAACCAAAACTTTCAGTGGGGCATAGAGTACCAGGAAATTATTCACCAGGCAAACATTGTGATTGAGAAGGCAAACCTGGCTGGTGATAAAGTGTTGGCTGGTATTGCAAAAATAATGAAGGCGTGGACTTTCGGTACCCTCACTTCTTTGTATGGAGATATTCCATTTACAGAAGCGGATGACTTAGAAAAGTTTCCAAACCCTAAGTATGACGATCAGGTAACTGTAGTGTATCCTGGGGTAATTGCTCTTTTGAACGAAGGAATCGCTGATTTGGGTGCTGGTGGAGCTACTGCTGGTGATATATTCTATAATACTGCAGCAACTCAAGCAGCCAACTGGATTGCGGCAGCCAATACCTTAAAAGCACGTTTCCAATTGCATTTGGCTACGTCTAATAATGACTATGCTTCTGTGATTACTTCTGCCTCTAGTGGTATTTCGGCAGTGGCTAACAACTTGATGGCTCCTCATGCGGGAACTACGTTAAAAGATGCCAACCTATATTGGGACTTTTTAACCAACCAAAGAGCTGGTGACTATGGAGCGACTGGTTCATTTTTAGAAGCTTTGATTAAAACAGGTGGAGCAAAAAACAACACCAAGACCAATGAGTCTGCCCGTTACGCTGATGTTTTTTCTAATAGTAATGATATAAACACTACTACTAGTACAATATTTGGCGCCAGTGCTTCATTCCCGTTGGTTACTTACGAAGAAAACCAATTGATTTTGGCAGAAGCCAATGCTCGTCAGGGCAATGATGCCGCAGCTCTTACTGCACTGAACAATGTACGTGCTGCTTTGGCGGCTAAATATACCACTGGTACTTATACTGCCTATATTGCTACTGATATTGAGGTGGCTACTAACGCTGCGTTGTTGAGTGAAATCATCAGAGAGCGTTACTGTACTTTAGTAGGACAGATTGAGGTGTTTAACGACGTGCGTCGTACTAACAATGCCATTGGTCTTACTCCCACTACCGGAACTACATTGCCTGGTCGTTTTATCTACCCAATTGTAGAGGACCAGTCAAATAGTAGTACCCCTACAGGTCTTGGACTTTTTGAGAAAGTAAAAGCATTTGGTGGTACTAAATAA